The following are from one region of the Acidimicrobiales bacterium genome:
- a CDS encoding amidohydrolase family protein — translation MNPQDRYTVISADCHAGADLPDYRPYLDPAYRDEFDAWAEGFVNPFADLVEPDAERNWSNDRRLADLDREGVCGEVIFPNTIPPFFPRGSLSAPPPETPEELELRWAGLRAHNRWLSDFCAQAPDRRAGVGQILLGDLDEAVAGVHEIAKLGLRGGILLPGVAPGIGLPPLYAEHWEPLWRACAETGVVINHHGGNAGPSPTGEWASDFAVWVYETHWWAHRVLWHLIFSGVLERYPELTLVLTEQGSGWVPATLDSLDITAARYGRSTSAIARFAGPTAGSLSMKPSEFWKRQCYVGASFMRPVECAERHRMGVDRIMWGTDYPHYEGTSPYTIEALRHTFHDVEPGEVRAMVGGNAALVYGFDLDALAPLAERIGPTVEQVATPLEAVPAGASSTAFEPDPIRAW, via the coding sequence ATGAATCCGCAAGACCGCTACACGGTCATCTCCGCGGACTGCCACGCCGGCGCGGACCTACCCGATTACCGCCCGTACCTCGACCCTGCCTACCGCGACGAGTTCGACGCATGGGCGGAGGGTTTCGTGAATCCGTTCGCCGACCTCGTCGAGCCCGACGCCGAGCGCAACTGGAGCAACGACCGCCGCCTCGCCGACCTCGACCGCGAAGGCGTCTGCGGCGAGGTGATCTTCCCGAACACCATCCCGCCGTTCTTCCCGAGGGGCAGCCTCTCCGCTCCTCCTCCCGAGACGCCGGAGGAGCTCGAGCTCCGATGGGCAGGGCTGAGAGCGCACAACCGCTGGCTGTCCGACTTCTGCGCTCAGGCGCCCGACCGGCGCGCCGGGGTCGGGCAGATACTCCTCGGCGACCTCGACGAAGCGGTCGCCGGCGTGCACGAGATCGCCAAGCTCGGCCTGCGCGGGGGGATCCTCCTGCCCGGTGTGGCACCCGGCATCGGGCTCCCACCGCTGTACGCGGAGCACTGGGAGCCGCTCTGGAGGGCGTGCGCGGAGACCGGGGTCGTGATCAACCACCACGGCGGGAACGCCGGACCGTCACCGACGGGCGAGTGGGCGAGCGACTTCGCGGTGTGGGTCTACGAGACGCACTGGTGGGCGCACCGGGTGCTGTGGCACCTCATCTTCAGCGGTGTGCTCGAGCGCTACCCGGAGCTGACGCTGGTGCTGACCGAGCAGGGATCCGGCTGGGTGCCGGCGACCCTCGACTCGCTCGACATCACCGCGGCGCGCTACGGCCGCTCGACGTCCGCGATCGCCCGGTTCGCGGGGCCGACCGCCGGATCGCTGTCGATGAAGCCGAGCGAGTTCTGGAAACGCCAGTGTTACGTCGGGGCCAGCTTCATGCGCCCCGTCGAGTGCGCCGAGCGGCACCGCATGGGCGTCGACCGGATCATGTGGGGGACCGACTACCCCCATTACGAGGGGACGTCGCCGTACACGATCGAGGCGCTGCGCCACACCTTCCACGACGTCGAGCCCGGGGAAGTGAGAGCCATGGTCGGGGGCAACGCCGCGCTGGTCTACGGTTTCGACCTCGACGCCCTCGCCCCTCTCGCCGAGCGCATCGGTCCCACCGTCGAACAGGTGGCGACGCCGCTCGAAGCGGTCCCTGCCGGCGCCAGCAGCACCGCCTTCGAACCCGATCCGATTAGGGCCTGGTAA
- a CDS encoding amidohydrolase family protein, whose product MEPYLIISADCHAELPTERYRDYLDPEFRDEFEDYLKEKEQQSRLGDFMDPEFAEQWFSENGEGIAGGWDIARRDKELDNDGVAGEVIFPDADAVTGVAGAPFGAGLGQTGDLDPGRALAGARAHNRWIAEFCSQSPERRAGVAVVPILQDIDRAVAEITRAAEAGLRGGILIPATWGKYPPYHDRRYDPIWAACQDLQMPIHTHSGPAPREDYGEHLGIYVTEVRWWGVRPLWFALWSGVFERYPRLKWGATECGAFWANDLLWLMDTRFLREHSAKKMSHRMEGDLTMPPSAYFDRNCFIGATTTERRELARRYEIGVSNLLWGNDYPHPEGTWPNTLDWLRRSFHDIPVEETRQMLGLAAAEVYGFDVEALEPLAERIGPTPEDLGQDDAVSIPKWAAAREAGRHWLTGAEPLPDMVG is encoded by the coding sequence GTGGAGCCGTACCTGATCATCTCAGCCGACTGCCATGCGGAGCTGCCCACCGAGCGCTACCGCGACTACCTCGACCCCGAATTCCGGGACGAGTTCGAGGACTACCTCAAGGAAAAGGAGCAGCAGTCGCGCCTCGGCGACTTCATGGATCCCGAGTTCGCCGAGCAGTGGTTCTCCGAGAACGGTGAGGGCATCGCCGGAGGGTGGGATATCGCCCGCCGCGACAAGGAGCTCGACAACGACGGCGTCGCCGGCGAGGTCATCTTCCCCGACGCGGACGCCGTCACGGGTGTGGCCGGCGCACCATTTGGAGCGGGTCTCGGCCAGACAGGCGACCTCGACCCCGGCCGCGCCCTCGCCGGCGCGCGCGCCCACAACCGGTGGATCGCGGAGTTCTGCTCGCAGAGCCCCGAACGCCGCGCCGGGGTCGCCGTCGTGCCGATCCTGCAGGACATCGACCGGGCCGTCGCGGAGATCACACGCGCCGCCGAGGCGGGGTTGCGTGGCGGCATCCTCATCCCCGCCACATGGGGCAAGTACCCGCCCTACCACGACCGCCGCTACGACCCGATCTGGGCGGCGTGCCAGGACCTGCAGATGCCGATCCACACCCACTCCGGGCCGGCGCCGCGCGAGGACTACGGCGAGCACCTGGGCATCTACGTGACCGAGGTCCGCTGGTGGGGTGTGCGGCCGCTGTGGTTCGCGCTGTGGTCAGGGGTCTTCGAGCGCTACCCGCGCCTGAAGTGGGGCGCAACCGAATGCGGCGCGTTCTGGGCCAACGACCTCCTGTGGCTCATGGACACGCGCTTTCTCCGCGAGCACTCCGCCAAGAAGATGAGCCACCGCATGGAGGGCGACCTCACCATGCCACCGTCCGCGTACTTCGACCGCAACTGCTTCATCGGGGCGACGACGACGGAGCGGCGGGAGCTCGCGCGCCGCTACGAGATCGGCGTATCAAATCTCCTTTGGGGAAATGACTACCCGCATCCGGAGGGCACCTGGCCCAACACTCTCGACTGGCTGCGGCGATCGTTCCACGACATCCCTGTAGAGGAGACCCGGCAAATGCTGGGACTCGCCGCGGCAGAGGTGTACGGCTTCGATGTCGAGGCGCTCGAGCCGCTCGCGGAGCGGATCGGCCCCACCCCGGAGGACCTCGGCCAGGACGACGCGGTCAGCATCCCCAAGTGGGCTGCGGCGCGCGAGGCCGGGCGTCACTGGCTTACCGGCGCCGAGCCTCTCCCGGATATGGTCGGCTGA
- a CDS encoding nuclear transport factor 2 family protein, whose protein sequence is MDVRALAETSLRLTKEGDRDGWLALFADDAVVEDPVGVSPFDGGVGGHRGKEAIAKFRDSVIATMDSFDYEIERCYVCGDEAAAVVAFHIVSGGHTMDMDVVNIYKTDGDGKLVSLRSFWDGSRQGGSG, encoded by the coding sequence ATGGATGTGCGCGCGCTGGCCGAGACGTCGCTCCGTCTGACCAAGGAAGGCGACCGCGACGGTTGGCTCGCCCTCTTCGCCGACGACGCAGTCGTCGAGGATCCCGTGGGCGTGTCGCCCTTCGACGGGGGGGTAGGCGGCCATCGCGGCAAGGAGGCGATCGCCAAGTTCCGCGACAGCGTCATCGCGACGATGGACAGCTTTGACTACGAGATCGAGCGTTGCTACGTCTGCGGCGACGAGGCAGCCGCGGTTGTCGCCTTCCACATCGTCAGCGGCGGCCACACCATGGACATGGACGTGGTCAACATCTACAAGACCGACGGCGACGGCAAGCTGGTCTCCCTGCGATCCTTCTGGGACGGCTCCCGCCAGGGGGGCTCGGGCTAG
- a CDS encoding fumarylacetoacetate hydrolase family protein, with the protein MRIANVAGKLKLVEGDKMREIPGFDPGNVYDRWDEFLSTVKDHAGAPSEPFDPTKAGPPSPNPGQVFAVALNYREHAAESGLKPPDDPLFFTKFVSAFSGAYSTVQLPANGNVDWECELVAVIGRTARNVDASRGWDHVAGITVGNDISERKMQRSGPMPQFSLGKSHSGFAPQGPTLVTPDELPNRDDLGIGCDLNGESMQSSRTSFMIFPVNELVAYLSRVVTLYPGDVIFTGTPPGVGMGRNPQVFIKAGDTLRSWIEGVGEMEQRFV; encoded by the coding sequence ATGCGCATCGCCAACGTCGCCGGCAAGCTCAAGCTCGTCGAGGGCGACAAGATGAGGGAGATCCCCGGCTTCGACCCCGGCAACGTGTACGACCGCTGGGACGAGTTCCTCTCAACGGTGAAAGACCACGCCGGCGCGCCGTCCGAGCCCTTCGATCCGACGAAGGCCGGTCCGCCGAGCCCGAACCCCGGGCAGGTGTTCGCAGTGGCGCTCAACTACCGCGAGCACGCCGCGGAGTCCGGGCTCAAGCCCCCCGACGATCCGCTGTTCTTCACCAAGTTCGTCAGCGCCTTCTCCGGCGCGTACTCCACTGTTCAATTGCCAGCGAACGGCAACGTCGACTGGGAATGCGAGCTCGTCGCGGTGATCGGCCGCACCGCGCGCAACGTCGACGCGTCGCGCGGGTGGGACCACGTCGCCGGCATCACCGTCGGCAACGACATCTCCGAACGCAAGATGCAGCGCTCCGGTCCCATGCCCCAGTTCTCGCTCGGCAAGTCCCACTCCGGCTTCGCGCCGCAAGGGCCCACGCTCGTCACCCCCGACGAGCTGCCGAACCGCGATGACCTCGGCATCGGCTGCGACCTCAACGGTGAGTCGATGCAGTCCTCCCGCACCTCCTTCATGATCTTCCCGGTCAACGAGCTCGTCGCCTACCTGTCGCGCGTCGTGACCCTCTATCCGGGCGACGTGATCTTCACCGGCACGCCACCGGGCGTGGGCATGGGCCGCAACCCGCAGGTCTTCATCAAAGCCGGCGACACCCTCCGTAGCTGGATCGAGGGTGTCGGTGAGATGGAGCAGCGATTCGTCTAG
- a CDS encoding DUF445 domain-containing protein — MQARTQSEAIRAGLLVRTRRQATGLLIAVTIAFGLSTAFKGEAGWLGWVQATALASMVGGLADWFAVTALFRRPLGLPIPHTAIVVERKDRFAETIAAFVQESFLSPEAVIQRLEHAQAIPRAAAWLSEPDNAGRLAARVTDAVGNAGKLIRDEDIQHLAAKLELAPIAGKALAQLTRDQRHEPLIDTGLDALRLYLRRNGPQLHARLGMRSPWWLPGPIGHRMVGRLLERTQVVLAEMVHDPYHPIRQQLGAGIVKLAEDLQTNETLRRRGEELKQHLLSQPQLRTVATSVWEDVDLQTLIIRTGRRLATDADLQESAQRSLEAAARQILGAYGHELVALVSTTINRWDAAETSRRLELLLGPDLQYIRINGTVVGALAGLALHALATV, encoded by the coding sequence GTGCAGGCCAGGACTCAGTCGGAGGCCATACGAGCCGGCCTGCTCGTAAGAACCCGCCGGCAGGCGACCGGGCTCCTGATCGCGGTGACCATCGCCTTCGGCCTCTCGACGGCGTTCAAGGGCGAAGCCGGCTGGCTCGGCTGGGTCCAGGCGACCGCCCTCGCCTCGATGGTCGGCGGGCTCGCCGACTGGTTCGCGGTCACCGCGCTGTTCCGCCGGCCGCTCGGGCTGCCGATCCCCCACACGGCGATCGTCGTCGAACGCAAGGACCGCTTCGCCGAGACCATCGCCGCCTTCGTGCAGGAGAGCTTCCTGAGCCCCGAGGCGGTGATCCAGCGCCTGGAGCACGCGCAGGCCATCCCCCGCGCCGCGGCATGGCTGTCCGAACCGGACAACGCCGGCCGCCTCGCGGCCAGGGTCACCGACGCCGTCGGCAACGCCGGCAAGCTCATCAGGGACGAGGACATCCAGCACCTGGCCGCGAAGCTGGAGTTGGCCCCGATCGCTGGCAAGGCACTCGCCCAGCTCACCCGCGACCAGAGGCACGAGCCCCTCATCGACACCGGCCTCGACGCGCTCCGCCTCTACTTGCGGCGCAATGGGCCGCAGCTGCACGCCCGGCTCGGGATGCGGTCGCCCTGGTGGCTGCCCGGCCCGATCGGCCATCGCATGGTCGGCCGCCTCCTCGAACGCACCCAGGTCGTGCTCGCCGAGATGGTCCACGACCCCTACCACCCGATCCGCCAGCAGCTCGGCGCCGGCATCGTGAAGCTCGCCGAGGACCTGCAGACCAACGAGACGCTGCGCCGGCGCGGCGAGGAGCTCAAGCAGCACCTGCTCTCCCAACCCCAGCTGCGGACGGTCGCGACGAGCGTCTGGGAGGACGTCGACCTTCAAACACTCATCATCAGGACCGGCCGGCGCCTCGCCACCGACGCCGACCTGCAGGAATCCGCGCAGCGCAGCCTCGAAGCGGCGGCCCGGCAGATACTCGGCGCCTACGGGCACGAGCTCGTGGCCCTCGTGTCGACGACCATCAACCGCTGGGACGCGGCCGAGACGTCTCGGCGCCTCGAGCTGCTCCTCGGCCCGGACCTGCAGTACATCCGCATCAACGGAACCGTCGTCGGAGCTCTCGCCGGCCTCGCTCTCCACGCGCTGGCTACGGTCTGA
- a CDS encoding SDR family oxidoreductase encodes MRLDGQVAVVTGGASGIGEGIVTRFAAEGAKVVVADIDFAAGERVAKEIGGLFVECDVSDESQIAAAVDAAVSEFGGLDCFVGNAGFGGARGPITDLDAGEFDTTVAVLLKAVALGMKHACRAMQTGPGLAGRGGSIISTSSVAGLMGGMGPHVYSACKAGVIGITRSVALEQGPFGIRVNCINPGGIDTPIFARGLGVHDDPDMSAQVTRLVADGVAAQVPLGRIGKPADIAGAAVWLASPDSSYVTGQAIVVDGGLTSTKQLVQLPEQYQ; translated from the coding sequence ATGAGACTCGACGGTCAGGTCGCTGTAGTGACGGGAGGGGCAAGCGGGATCGGGGAGGGGATCGTCACCCGGTTCGCTGCCGAAGGAGCGAAGGTCGTCGTCGCCGACATCGACTTTGCCGCCGGCGAACGGGTGGCAAAGGAGATCGGGGGTCTGTTCGTCGAGTGCGACGTGTCCGACGAATCTCAGATCGCCGCTGCGGTCGATGCGGCGGTGTCGGAGTTCGGCGGGCTCGACTGCTTCGTCGGCAACGCCGGCTTCGGGGGAGCGCGCGGCCCGATCACCGACCTCGACGCCGGCGAGTTCGACACGACCGTGGCAGTGTTGCTGAAGGCGGTCGCGCTCGGGATGAAGCACGCCTGCCGTGCGATGCAGACGGGCCCCGGTTTGGCGGGACGCGGCGGTTCGATCATCTCGACGTCCTCGGTCGCCGGCCTGATGGGCGGGATGGGACCTCACGTCTATTCGGCCTGCAAGGCGGGAGTGATCGGCATCACCCGTTCGGTCGCCCTGGAGCAGGGCCCGTTCGGGATCAGGGTGAACTGCATCAACCCGGGAGGGATCGACACGCCGATCTTCGCCCGGGGTCTCGGCGTCCACGACGACCCGGACATGTCCGCTCAGGTCACCAGACTCGTCGCGGACGGCGTGGCCGCTCAGGTGCCGCTGGGCCGGATCGGCAAGCCCGCCGACATCGCAGGCGCGGCGGTGTGGTTGGCCTCGCCGGACTCGTCGTACGTGACCGGTCAGGCGATCGTGGTGGACGGCGGTCTCACCTCGACCAAGCAGCTCGTCCAACTCCCGGAGCAATACCAGTGA
- a CDS encoding alpha/beta hydrolase, which translates to MNSQVLDARGTRIHAVTDGPEEGPLVLFVHGFPESWYSWRHQIPVLAGAGYHVAAIDVRGYGRSSAPPDIEAYGMLHHVNDNLGVVEALGHETAIVIGHDWGAPIACNSALLRPDVFTAVAMLSVPYNPVSSRRPTAALAELGAAIGEEFYIIYFQEPGRAEAEAELDVRGWVLGFLIGASGDAERPADGGTIASIPPGGMMRDRFVVPEGPDKLPSWLTREDVDFYVGEFERTGFRGPLNRYRNIDRDWRDLQPWRGRPIEVPSLFIGGERDGPTMWGANAISRFPSTLPALRGSHVLPGCGHWVQQERPDEVNELLLEWLISL; encoded by the coding sequence GTGAACTCGCAGGTTCTCGACGCCCGGGGCACCCGCATCCACGCGGTCACCGACGGCCCCGAGGAAGGGCCACTCGTCCTGTTCGTCCACGGGTTCCCGGAGTCGTGGTACTCGTGGCGCCACCAGATCCCGGTCCTGGCCGGCGCCGGCTACCACGTCGCAGCGATCGACGTCCGCGGCTACGGCCGTTCCTCCGCTCCGCCGGACATCGAGGCCTACGGCATGCTCCACCACGTCAACGACAATCTCGGCGTCGTCGAAGCCCTCGGCCACGAAACGGCCATCGTGATCGGCCACGACTGGGGAGCGCCGATCGCCTGCAACTCGGCGCTTCTGCGGCCCGACGTCTTTACCGCGGTGGCGATGCTCAGTGTCCCGTACAACCCGGTCTCGTCGCGCCGGCCGACCGCAGCGCTGGCCGAGCTGGGTGCCGCCATCGGCGAGGAGTTCTACATCATCTACTTCCAGGAGCCCGGCCGTGCCGAAGCCGAGGCTGAGCTCGACGTCCGCGGCTGGGTGCTCGGGTTCCTGATCGGCGCGTCGGGTGACGCTGAGCGGCCGGCGGACGGCGGCACGATCGCGAGCATTCCCCCTGGTGGGATGATGCGCGACCGCTTTGTTGTACCGGAGGGCCCCGACAAGCTGCCTTCCTGGCTCACTCGAGAAGATGTCGACTTCTACGTCGGCGAGTTCGAACGTACGGGCTTCCGTGGCCCGTTGAACCGCTACCGCAACATCGACCGAGACTGGCGTGATCTGCAGCCGTGGCGAGGCCGCCCGATCGAGGTGCCTTCCCTGTTCATCGGCGGTGAGCGCGACGGGCCGACCATGTGGGGGGCCAACGCCATCTCCCGGTTCCCGTCGACCCTGCCGGCGCTGCGGGGCAGCCACGTCCTGCCGGGCTGCGGTCACTGGGTCCAGCAGGAGCGTCCCGACGAAGTCAACGAGTTACTCCTCGAATGGCTGATATCTCTCTAA
- a CDS encoding long-chain fatty acid--CoA ligase, which yields MTPDITLGSWFAKRAAATPEARALTFCPQSEESSTLTFAQMLDRIDRLAAAFREGGVCRGDRVGFLGLNHPAFFETLFAAARLGAIFVPLNFRLTGPELSFIICDAGIHTLVTDADHQSVIDSIRDEIPVRKHIGVGAELETTIGSHEPLDMVEPGEPESVAVIMYTSGTTGRPKGAMLTHANLWWNNTNNLHMFDVLGADVTLVAAPLFHIGGLNVTTLVTWQRGGEVVLFRTFDPGACLEAIPRYGVTTMFGVPAMFLFMSQHPAFGTTDLTSVRTLVCGGAPVPEPLIKLYNGRGIPIQQGYGLTETSPAVSFLGPQYALAKVGSAGRPPLFVEIKIVDGDGRRVDEPGGRGEICCRGPNIMKGYWNRPDATAQAIDEQGWFHTGDVGYLDDEGFLYIADRVKDMVISGGENIYPAEVESVLYEHPAITEVAVIGVPDERWGEAVAAVVVLKEGASLSLDELRDFAGRSLARYKLPSHLHFVDVLPRNPAGKVLKFELRDRVAEGGP from the coding sequence ATGACACCTGACATCACACTGGGCAGTTGGTTCGCCAAGCGGGCTGCAGCCACACCCGAAGCACGAGCACTCACCTTTTGCCCGCAGAGCGAAGAGAGTTCGACGCTCACCTTCGCCCAGATGCTCGACCGGATAGACCGGCTCGCTGCCGCGTTCCGTGAAGGCGGTGTCTGCAGGGGCGATCGGGTCGGGTTCCTGGGTCTCAACCATCCGGCGTTCTTCGAAACGTTGTTCGCTGCGGCGCGACTCGGGGCGATCTTTGTCCCCCTCAACTTCCGGCTCACAGGACCGGAGCTGTCGTTCATCATCTGCGACGCCGGCATACACACTCTCGTGACGGACGCCGATCACCAGTCGGTCATCGACTCGATCCGCGACGAGATCCCCGTGCGCAAGCACATCGGTGTCGGTGCGGAGCTCGAAACCACGATCGGTTCCCACGAGCCGCTCGACATGGTCGAGCCCGGAGAACCCGAATCCGTCGCCGTGATCATGTACACGTCTGGCACGACCGGTCGCCCCAAGGGCGCCATGCTCACCCACGCCAACCTGTGGTGGAACAACACCAACAACCTCCACATGTTCGACGTCCTCGGTGCCGACGTGACCCTGGTGGCGGCGCCGCTGTTCCACATCGGCGGGCTCAACGTCACGACGCTGGTCACGTGGCAGCGCGGGGGAGAGGTCGTGCTGTTCCGAACCTTCGACCCGGGTGCGTGCCTGGAGGCGATCCCCCGCTACGGGGTGACGACGATGTTCGGCGTGCCGGCCATGTTCCTCTTCATGAGCCAGCACCCGGCGTTCGGTACCACCGATCTCACCAGCGTGCGCACGCTGGTCTGCGGCGGCGCCCCGGTGCCCGAGCCGCTGATCAAGCTGTACAACGGCCGTGGCATACCGATCCAGCAGGGTTACGGGTTGACGGAGACGTCGCCGGCGGTGTCGTTTCTGGGGCCCCAGTACGCGCTGGCGAAGGTGGGGTCAGCGGGGCGGCCACCGCTGTTCGTGGAGATCAAGATCGTCGACGGTGACGGCCGGCGCGTCGATGAACCCGGTGGGCGCGGCGAGATCTGCTGCCGGGGTCCCAACATCATGAAGGGCTACTGGAACCGGCCCGACGCGACCGCTCAGGCGATCGACGAGCAAGGCTGGTTCCATACCGGCGATGTCGGCTACCTCGATGACGAGGGCTTCCTCTACATCGCCGACCGCGTCAAGGACATGGTGATCAGCGGCGGCGAGAACATTTACCCGGCCGAGGTCGAGAGCGTGCTCTACGAGCATCCGGCCATCACCGAAGTCGCGGTCATCGGTGTACCGGACGAGCGGTGGGGCGAAGCCGTGGCGGCTGTGGTCGTACTCAAGGAGGGTGCTTCTCTCAGCTTGGACGAGTTGCGCGACTTCGCCGGTCGTTCGCTGGCCCGTTACAAGCTGCCGAGTCATCTGCACTTCGTCGACGTGCTGCCTCGTAACCCTGCGGGCAAGGTGCTGAAGTTCGAGCTTCGTGACAGGGTTGCCGAGGGCGGGCCGTAG
- a CDS encoding nitroreductase family deazaflavin-dependent oxidoreductase: MPEVNDWNQKIIEEFRSNAGRVGGQFEGAPVLLLHTTGAKSGAERVNPMMYLDLDGRRFVFASKAGAPTSPDWYHNLVANPAVRVEAGSEEYGATAMPVTGDERDRVYAEQARRYRGFAEYQEKTDRVIPVVELVRV; this comes from the coding sequence ATGCCCGAGGTAAACGACTGGAACCAGAAGATCATCGAGGAGTTCCGCTCCAATGCCGGCCGCGTCGGAGGCCAGTTCGAAGGCGCTCCGGTGCTGTTGCTTCACACGACCGGTGCGAAGTCAGGAGCGGAGCGGGTCAACCCGATGATGTACCTCGACCTGGACGGCCGGCGCTTCGTGTTCGCCTCCAAGGCCGGCGCGCCCACGAGTCCGGACTGGTACCACAACCTCGTCGCGAACCCAGCCGTTCGAGTCGAGGCCGGCTCCGAGGAGTACGGGGCCACCGCCATGCCCGTCACGGGTGACGAGCGCGACCGCGTCTACGCCGAGCAGGCTCGCCGGTATCGTGGTTTCGCCGAGTATCAGGAGAAGACCGATCGGGTCATCCCTGTGGTCGAGCTGGTTCGCGTATAG
- a CDS encoding acylphosphatase: MSGRVQGVWYRQSCADVARAAGVCGWVRNLSDGRVEAVFEGGAESVDRMVAWCRVGPPRASVVGVEVAREQAEGLGGFAVR, encoded by the coding sequence GTGAGCGGTCGAGTGCAGGGGGTGTGGTACCGCCAGTCGTGCGCCGATGTCGCTCGGGCCGCCGGCGTCTGCGGGTGGGTGCGCAACCTTTCGGACGGGCGGGTGGAGGCGGTGTTCGAGGGCGGTGCCGAGTCGGTCGACCGGATGGTGGCGTGGTGCCGGGTCGGGCCGCCGCGCGCCTCGGTGGTCGGCGTCGAGGTGGCGCGGGAGCAGGCGGAGGGTCTCGGCGGCTTCGCCGTCCGCTGA
- a CDS encoding SDR family oxidoreductase → MKSILVTGASTGIGEACALDLDRHGHKVYAGVRRSADGDQLASKASDRLVPVILDVTDQATIDAAAKRISEESGNELHGLVNNAGIGRGGPLEFLELDEWREQLEVNVVGQVAVTKSMLGLIRSGHGRIVFIGSIGGKVATMMMGPYNASKFAIEGIGEALRHELHPWGINVAVVEPGAIRTEIWSKATETADQLEASLSAEALSLYGRLMASMRKALQMQTRNAVPAQKAADAVRHALFDPRPRTRYLVGRDARAMSAMVRLLPDRAREALVRRVAGP, encoded by the coding sequence ATGAAGAGCATCCTGGTGACTGGGGCGTCCACGGGCATCGGCGAGGCATGCGCGCTCGACCTCGACCGGCACGGGCACAAGGTGTACGCCGGCGTTCGTCGTTCGGCCGACGGTGATCAGCTCGCCTCGAAGGCCTCGGACCGCCTGGTACCTGTGATCCTCGACGTCACCGATCAGGCGACCATCGACGCAGCCGCCAAGCGCATCAGCGAGGAGTCCGGCAACGAGCTACACGGCCTCGTCAACAACGCCGGCATCGGCCGCGGTGGCCCTCTCGAGTTCCTCGAGCTCGACGAGTGGAGGGAGCAACTCGAGGTCAACGTGGTGGGCCAGGTCGCCGTCACCAAGTCGATGCTGGGCCTGATCCGCTCCGGCCACGGGCGGATCGTCTTCATCGGCTCGATCGGCGGCAAGGTCGCCACCATGATGATGGGTCCTTACAACGCGTCGAAGTTCGCGATCGAGGGCATCGGCGAGGCTCTGCGGCACGAGCTGCACCCCTGGGGTATCAACGTGGCTGTCGTCGAGCCAGGCGCGATCCGCACGGAGATCTGGTCGAAGGCCACCGAGACGGCGGACCAGCTGGAGGCTTCGCTTTCTGCGGAGGCGCTGTCCTTGTACGGCCGGCTCATGGCTTCGATGCGCAAGGCACTGCAGATGCAGACCCGTAACGCCGTGCCGGCGCAAAAGGCCGCCGACGCCGTCCGGCATGCCCTGTTCGATCCGCGGCCTCGCACCCGGTATCTGGTCGGTCGCGACGCTCGGGCTATGTCCGCCATGGTGCGGCTGCTACCCGACCGGGCACGCGAAGCTCTGGTGCGCCGGGTGGCGGGGCCGTGA